A stretch of the Ptychodera flava strain L36383 chromosome 18, AS_Pfla_20210202, whole genome shotgun sequence genome encodes the following:
- the LOC139117475 gene encoding FAD-dependent oxidoreductase domain-containing protein 2-like has product MAEKTDYEYIVVGAGPAGVQMAYYMEKYKMDYLVVERADGPGSFYRKYPRHRNLISINKKYNVFPEPEFNMRHDWNSLLCDEEDPLLFTDYSEDLFPNAGLLVKYIEDFCKKYKTNIRYNTNITNVHRDDKNDGNRSRSRFTLTDEKGNKFTCRVLMIGTGPILPHEPQIPGVELIDSYQDHSLDLEEYKNKKVCILGGGNSAFEVADHLAGSAGLIHMFNRHPVKFAWDTHFVGHLRAVNNNVLDMYHLKSLHALRKCEATRVWKTEDGKFSIEYNMHLPNWDPPGTGRFVTSGYDKIISCTGWKFINMGMFDETCKAETHTEGKYPILDEHWQSTVPDMYLIGTAMQARDRRAASGFIHGFRYNVRTLTNMLRSTYDGRELNREVFSPIDQDEICNWVVKHVSIVSALYQMGQGYLCDVMLVDKEGDAKTDKPTSGKIEYLRELPQAWVKKQDWFMDAKLAIIVTIEDTISKYPSLSATEFFTPGDANASNCKCSPFPQAVFRVYKNGEMAEELYIGGSLVVRADTRNFDGDTNPERYVNKVKNLFHRHTGIGKDGFYEQLFTPDMWPKVYRPWTQEEIAQQTKMEMDKLKKSSQYECSISILKPTVDVSDM; this is encoded by the exons ATGGCTGAAAAGACAG ATTACGAGTACATCGTTGTTGGCGCTGGCCCTGCCGGTGTACAGATGGCTTATTACATGGAGAAATACAAGATGGATTATCTGGTGGTTGAGAGAGCCGACGGACCTGGTTCCTTCTATCGCAAATATCCCCGCCATCGTAATCTCATTTCTATCAACAAAAAGTACAACGTCTTTCCTGAGCCTGAGTTCAACATGCGACACGACTGGAACTCATTGCTATGCGACGAAGAGGATCCGCTACTGTTCACTGATTACTCGGAGGATCTTTTTCCTAACGCCGGACTTCTCGTCAA ATACATCGAAGATTTCTGCAAGAAATACAAAACCAACATCCGTTACAACACCAACATCACCAACGTACACAGAGACGACAAGAACGATGGTAACAGATCCAGATCTAGATTCACCTTGACTGATGAGAAGGGTAACAAGTTCACGTGTCGTGTTCTCATGATTGGTACTGGTCCCATTCTACCTCATGAACCACAGATTCCCGGCGTTGAACTCATCGACTCCTATCAAGACCATTCCCTGGACCTGGAAGAGTACAAGAACAAGAAAGTATGCATTCTCGGCGGCGGTAACAGTGCATTTGAG GTAGCTGATCATCTGGCTGGTTCTGCTGGTTTGATTCACATGTTTAACAGACATCCCGTCAAGTTCGCCTGGGATACTCACTTCGTAGGTCATCTCCGAGCCGTCAACAACAATGTCCTCGACATGTACCATCTGAAATCACTCCACGCTCTGCGTAAGTGTGAAGCCACCAGAGTTTGGAAGACTGAAGATGGAAAATTTAGCATCGAATACAACATGCACCTGCCCAACTGGGATCCACCAGGCACTGGCCGCTTCGTCACCAGTGGATACGACAAAATCATCTCCTGCACTGGCTGGAAGTTCATCAATATGGGAATGTTCGATGAAACGTGTAAAGCAG AAACCCACACAGAAGGTAAATACCCAATACTGGATGAACACTGGCAATCTACAGTACCTGACATGTATTTGATTGGCACAGCTATGCAAGCACGTGACAGGAGAGCTGCTTCAGGTTTCATCCATGGCTTTAGGTACAATGTGCGCACGCTCACAAATATGTTACGCAGTACGTATGATGGACGTGAACTCAACAGAGAAGTCTTCAGTCCCATTGACCAGGATGAGATCTGTAACTGGGTTGTCA AACACGTCAGCATTGTCTCTGCTCTATATCAGATGGGTCAAGGTTATCTTTGCGACGTGATGCTGGTCGACAAGGAGGGAGACGCAAAGACGGATAAACCTACCTCCGGCAAGATAGAATACTTGCGGGAACTTCCACAGGCCTGGGTGAAGAAACAAGATTGGTTCATGGACGCTAAGCTGGCTATTATTGTCACTATCGAAGACACTATTAGCAA GTACCCTTCCTTGAGCGCAACAGAATTTTTCACTCCTGGTGATGCCAACGCCAGCAACTGCAAATGTTCTCCCTTCCCGCAAGCTGTCTTCAGAGTTTACAAGAACGGCGAAATGGCGGAAGAGCTTTACATCGGTGGTTCGCTGGTCGTACGTGCAGACACTAGAAATTTCGACGGTGATACCAACCCTGAGAGATACGTCAACAAAGTCAAGAACCTCTTCCATCGCCAT ACCGGTATCGGCAAAGATGGATTCTACGAACAGTTATTTACACCAGACATGTGGCCCAAGGTCTATCGTCCATGGACGCAGGAAGAAATCGCCCAGCAGACAAAGATGGAGATGGATAAGTTGAAGAAATCGTCGCAATACGAATGCAGTATATCAATCCTCAAGCCTACAGTTGACGTCAGTGACATGTGA